A stretch of Xenopus laevis strain J_2021 chromosome 8S, Xenopus_laevis_v10.1, whole genome shotgun sequence DNA encodes these proteins:
- the rab14.S gene encoding RAB14, member RAS oncogene family S homeolog, protein MATAPYNYSYIFKYIIIGDMGVGKSCLLHQFTEKKFMADCPHTIGVEFGTRIIEVSGQKIKLQIWDTAGQERFRAVTRSYYRGAAGALMVYDITRRSTYNHLSSWLTDARNLTNPNTVIILIGNKADLEAQRDVTYEEAKQFAEENGLLFLEASAKTGENVEDAFLEAAKKIYQNIQDGSLDLNAAESGVQHKPSAPQGGRLTSEPQPQREGCGC, encoded by the exons ATGGCAACCGCACCTTACAATTACTCTTACATCTTTAAATACATCATCATCG GTGACATGGGAGTAGGAAAGTCCTGCCTGCTGCACCAGTTTACAGAAAAGAAAT TTATGGCAGACTGCCCTCATACAATTGGCGTTGAATTTGGCACCCGAATCATCGAAGTTAGCGGCCAGAAAATCAAACTGCAGATCTGGGACACAGCAGGGCAGGAAAGGTTTCGGGCCGTCACAAGGAGCTATTACAGAGGTGCTGCCGGAGCACTTATGGTCTATGACATAACTAG GAGAAGCACATACAACCATTTAAGCAGTTGGCTGACCGATGCACGGAACCTCACCAACCCAAATACT GTTATCATCCTTATAGGAAACAAAGCCGATCTTGAAGCTCAGAGGGATGTGACCTACGAGGAAGCGAAGCAGTTTGCTGAAGAGAATG GTCTTCTGTTCCTTGAAGCAAGTGCAAAAAC AGGTGAGAATGTAGAAGATGCATTCCTGGAGGCAGCCAAAAAGATCTACCAAAACATCCAAGATGGAAGCCTAGATCTGAACGCCGCCGAATCCGGCGTCCAACACAAACCGTCAGCTCCCCAGGGCGGCCGACTAACCAGTGAGCCCCAACCCCAGAGAGAAGGCTGCGGCTGTTAG